DNA from Eucalyptus grandis isolate ANBG69807.140 chromosome 5, ASM1654582v1, whole genome shotgun sequence:
GTAAAATTCTCCTTTCGAGAACATGGCTGCATGTGGATTCCGTAGGGTCCTGACCCCAGATCTACGCGTTGTGTTTGCTTTCGATTTCTATTACTaatgaaattatcaaatatcaatttattttgGGCCAAAAACGAAGAGAGACTGTCGCTGTGACAGTGACGTGCGCACCTAGTCAAACTTCACCGCTcaaagaaaaaacatattttcGGGCTCCCGGTCTTTAGGGTTTCCGTTTCCTCCTTCGGGCGCGTTTTGATGAGCTACCCACATGTAGATTAGTAGGTTAGGCCTCGGTGACGTCTTCTCCACTATCCTTTCAATGGTCGAACTCGGTGGTTACGCCGCCGTCCTCCTCCGCCGTCAGCTTCAGCTCCGGAGACTGGCGTGGGCCGGGCGTTCTGCTTTTGATAGGGCTCCTCATAATTCATGGGTTGAAATCCATTGAAATTAGCTTCTTGAAcagtctcttcttcttcgcgtCGGCGTGTAGCAGCAgtttttcaccttttctttcgaGTCGCAtgtctttctttcttgcagTGAAAAAGCAAACCCTTCTTTCTCCTGTTCATTAGGGTTTTTCTGGCTCTGCAGCTTAATAAATGCCGCTCGGGTCTTCCAAAAAATCCGCGCAAAAGTCGTACTGAGTTCCTTGTTTTGGCCACTTACTTCACTCACTgactgcgagagagagagagagagagagagagagagaggagtgaatGAGCGGGTACAAAGTCAAAGTTTTGCTTCCCGGATTTCCAAGCAGTCTTTATAGCAGCTCGAGATATGTATGAATGGCaagttttggaaaatgaattttctctAGAATTCCTCCATTCCCATTTCATACCTCCGGTGGGGAAAAAAATATGGCTTGGAAtcaatgtttttctaaaacaaatgATGGGTCATGTTAATGAATGTCCAAAGGCCCTTGTTTaataatcaattaagaaaattttacgATTTTCAATGTATAAATTACTCTACTtgaattttcctaaatgaaaTGTAGATAAGATTATGCTTTTATGGGTCTGATCTGACATTGGCATTTACATCTTTTTTCGCCACGGAATGTTGCTCTCTTTTGCTGCCAGCCTCTGCTGTCTGAATCTGACATTGACCACCTGAGAAAAATATGTTCATGTCAATCTCGATCGCTAAAACATTTCTGAGAGAACAAAATCGTCTAATTGCTTCCCTCCTTTTTGCCAATTTCGTAGGGGTTTCGATTGGCGGTCATGGTCAAATTTTAATAGTCTCCAGTTCAAAAGCAAATAGAAGGTCCTTTTCCTAGGTTTCTGTGGGTAAAAGCCCATCTGATGGATAGCTGCAACCTGCAGGGGGTCTCCGTCACATCTCCTCTGACACATAAAGGACCCCAATTCATTAATTTGAGCTATTATCATAGTTATTATAttagtaaaaaaagaagaagttattatattaatatggtGTACCAATAATTACTTTTACTTAGGTTTAAAATATGCGGTTCTCAATTATGAGCTCGCTGGCCTTGTTAAACTACTCTTTGATAGGTGTCGTTCTTGGGAGTATTTGACAGAGAGAGCAAGGTGCTTTTGATTTGCCGAGACGATACCTGTAGTAATAATGCACAAGTAGCTAATATGTGTCTCACGTCAGAAttgattattcatttaaaaGTCGATCGAATATGTGGATTCGAATTTGACCTATGTCTTCCCTTTCTCTTGACCTATTGTAATGAAATGACTTAGAACTTACCCTGCGTTCTTGTCCTAtcttcttgttctcttctttttgtcacATATGGTGTGTTTTAGGGTTAGAGAGATGATTTAAGCATCTTATGTAAGGGatgtttaattgatttaatcGCTACATAGATCGATTATAGTATGACCTATATACTTCGTTCTTTATGCAGGCTGGTTGCTATTGTCATTTTGGAAGTTACCTTTTACTTCTGTCTTTTTAAGAAACGGAGAATTGTTATTAAATATGTAATGGGTATTTTGGTGTATATATGGATAAATGGTCACAAATTaagcatttttcttttacattccGAATTGATAGTGTTAAAGAAAGAATTATGCAGTAATGAAGTCACATAATGGTTGTTGCATAAATCGGAACCGATGAAGGGCTAGCTCATACAAATCGTTCTTGTAATAGTCGAGTGTTTTCCATTGACTTATGATTTTGGCTTAACTAGAACTACGTATGTTGCATCCGTTCGCTGTAGGTGGTGAATTTGCAAGCCGAGCTAGCCTACGTTCAAGCCCGTCTCGCTTCGCTGCAGCACTTCCCTCTACAGCCACTGCCGCCCCAAAGCCCGCCGCAGTCTGAACTCCAGTCCTCCTCCGACACGGCATTGCTCTCGGAAGTGGTGCCCAACCCGACTCTGCCAAATATGTACTTCAACTCCTATCAGCTTCAAAATGGTGCATTGGCTGGCCTGCCGAACTTTCGCATGAATCTGGCTGAAGAACGGGAGATCGAAGATGCCCAACTGCATTCATTGGCTAGGGTTTTTATCTCTTCGTCCCGACACTTGCCTCCTCCAGGGGTGAGATTCGACGGCTCGAGTCCGGGCAAGAATTTATAGGATGATTAGCATAGTGGATTGGTGCAATCTCAATGTTTCCTGTACTACCAGCTTTTGCCAAATTGAAAGGTGCAATCTGGGTGTCTGTCATGACAAATTTTCTAACCCCTGTGAAAAAAAGTTGCCTTCTAGCTGTGAATTTTGCATTTTGTACACATTAGTTCATGCCCTAGCGAGCTGATTAATGTATTTTCTGGAGCCATATGGGATTGAATTGTATGTATAACTCCGTTGTACTTAACCTTTAGAAACTCAATTGGTAGGAATGAAGAACGAACTGAAGGcaacaaattttagaaatttggaGCATTCTTTTCTTCATGTCACCTGACCTGACAATGCATGCAAGTTAGGCTCGTGTGCTCCCCTCGATGCAGGCAATTTACCACTCTTACACTTTAGATTCGGGGTGAACAGTGAGATAACTTTGGTGGTGAACCCTAAGAAATGCAAGTAGAACCAAATTTGAACTCTTGTGAAGAAAACCGAAGAAAATGATATCCTTGCTGGTCTTATAGACTGCCTGCTTCTCTCAAAACTTGACCTTGCTAGATTTTCCCGTCTGCAGTTTTcttatttgaagtttttttttttttttttttttaaccttttttgaTTTCTGTATGTACCTTTTTGTGACTGTTAGCCGGTCACTTACCTCTTTCCTCTCTAAGATACttctcaaatctttttttttttggtaacgatACTTCTCAAATCTTGATGTGTACCAACTGCAGAAATCTAAAATGGGAAAGAAATTGGAGGAAGACCAAGTTACATGGcgattaatttatatatttaaaaaagatcTGTTTTGGGCAAAATCTTGAAGTCGGCtggccccttttttttttttgggtgaccaTCGGCCGGccttttttaccttttcaatttctcaaaacttttaatgttgttgaacacccccacccccaaaaaaaaaaaaacacaaaaaaagaaaatcgcaGCTTGTATAGTATTAGAGTCGTAGATATCCTGTTAGACCAGATATTGATAGAGGATTGATTAATTGTtgatttgagttatttaagttAAGGATCTTATTgtttatttcctattttgtttgggcatttctttcttaaatttaattcttttcagGAGAGAATTATTCGTTAATACGAAGGTGTAGCTACTGGTAACTTTATGAAACACTGGCTCTACAATGTTCTCTATTTAGCTTTTCACTTACCTCTTTCCTCTTTAAGATACTTCTCAAATCTTGTTGTGTAccaactaggggtgagcggttccaggttccggttcggttccgtctggaacctggaacctaccctcgggtacaggttcctcaaaatgaggaacctggaacctaccctgtcataAGTTCCAgagtcggttccaggttccaacaggttccttcttcttcttcttctttttttttttgttattttcagatttgaactataacatatgcgcacgttacccaaaaactataacgtacgcgcacgttacaaaaaaaaaaaaaaaaaaactataacatatgcgaacgttaccaaaaaaaatataacgtatgcgcacgttaccaaaaaaaaactataacgtgcatgcacgttactaaaaaaaaatataacgtatgcgcacgttaccaaaaaaaactataatgtacgtgtatactacacggtaacttcccattgacatgttatcttgatacattaacttcgcactgcacaacaataatagaatataattagaaatttcaaaacaaatagcaaactagaaagtataaataaaacaccactaaaacaagaatgtctagaggtacaagttttgaaaacaatttcgattaaacccttaaatgaactcagaaaattctgaaatttggacacgttgtatttaagacctagaggtacaagtttcatgaaaaaatcgtagtccaattcgttatggattaaaagataaaatcgatttacttttcctattctctacttgcacagtttttgaaacatttttggttaaataggcaaatgaactacaaaaattacgaaatttaaatatgttgtagggaagacatgaagagagatatttcatgcagaacacatttccaaaagaacctcatacaaagTGATATAGTCCatgcattgcaacttacaagatccgaacacatcagattgcacagttttagaaacatttccgattaaatacccaaatgaccttaaaaaattattaaattcgattatgtgatagccaagaccataaggtagatactttATGAAAAAatcgaagtcaaattcgtcctagataattaaatatggacagttaaaatccctgttcgtagtaccgtaattccagatctaatcatctccaaaggaccacgatttcacctacctattcttgtttcttttctctaaattttttatatgttgtacCTCAGGTTGTCCTTtataacttttgttaagaaaccgaagtgaaatttcgacaaaaaggttgccttacagtccatgcattcatcaaggttcggtcccaaaatctccagatctagtctttccaaagaataacgatttcacccacttatacttgtttgttttgtcccaaatttgagtatgttatactccaagaagtcctttacaactttcactTAGAGGCTGAAGCCaaacttcaactagaacatcacatacaagtcactagaacatccaaggtcgagctttttctgccctaagtaACGGTTCGAAACAGGTTCCGGTTCGAAactggttcggttcggttccggaACCAGGGCGAACTCGGTTCGCTTAAAACCAGAACCGGAACTCCCGGTTCCTAGAAAAAAGGAAccagaaccggaaccggtcccccttggaaccgggaaccgaaccagaccctcctccggttcggttccggttcccgggttaCCCAGGAACCGCGCTCAGCCCTAGTACCAACTGCAGAAATCTAAAATGGGAAAGAAATTGGAGGAAGACCAAGTTACATGgtgattaatttatatattaaaaaaagatcTGTTTTGGGCAAAATCTTGAAGTCGGCCGGCCTTTTTTGAccttttcaatttctcaaaactTTTAATGttctcccccccaaaaaaaaaacacaaaaaaaaaagaaaaagaaaacgcagCTTGTATAGTATTAGAGTCGTAGATATTCTGTTAGACGAGATATTGATAGAGGATTGATTAATTGTTTGATTTTAGTTATTTAAGTTAAGGATCTTATTgtttatttcctattttgtttGGGCATTTCTTtcttatattttaattttttttcaggaGAGAATTGTCTGT
Protein-coding regions in this window:
- the LOC104444343 gene encoding LOB domain-containing protein 19, with protein sequence MSNKNDNNTASNSDPNGSSSSSTASGGGGGPCGACKFLRRKCVRGCVFAPYFDADQGPAHFAAVHRVFGASNASKLLARVPAHRRLDAVVTLCYEALARARDPVYGCVGHIFALQQQVVNLQAELAYVQARLASLQHFPLQPLPPQSPPQSELQSSSDTALLSEVVPNPTLPNMYFNSYQLQNGALAGLPNFRMNLAEEREIEDAQLHSLARVFISSSRHLPPPGVRFDGSSPGKNL